A genomic region of Eucalyptus grandis isolate ANBG69807.140 chromosome 5, ASM1654582v1, whole genome shotgun sequence contains the following coding sequences:
- the LOC104443441 gene encoding beta-amylase 2, chloroplastic gives MAPAPAPSVLLATSGASCPDARAWRWSWSSLPRVGAADWRSRGSVRCSPRRAGDGRLVAGARRLRTRAMVRKPEDGRIAGDSVDASEDEQVADLPIKIPERDFAGTPYVPVYVMLPLGVVNLQCELVDPEGLLEQLKTLKSVNVDGVMIDCWWGIVEADAPQAYNWSGYKRLFQMVRDLKLKLQVVMSFHDCGGNVGDDVHIPLPSWVMEIGQKNPDIYFTDREGRRNMECLTWGIDKERVLRGRTAVEVYFDYMRSFRVEFNEFFEDGIISEIEIGLGPCGELRYPSYPAKHGWEYPGIGEFQCYDRYLMKSLEKAAEVRGHSFWGKAPDNAGCYNSRPHETSFFRDGGEYDGYYGRFFLNWYSRVLIDHGDRVLSLANLAFEGCCIAVKLSGIHWWYKTASHAAELTAGFYNSCNRDGYATIVSMLKKHEIAMNFTCVELRTLDQYEDFPEAMADPEGLVWQVLNAAWDAQIPVASENALPCYDGEGYNKILENAKPRDDPDGRHLSAFTYLRLSPTLTEGNNLMEFERFVKRMHGETVLDKLM, from the exons atggcgccggcgccggcgccttCCGTTCTGCTCGCGACGTCCGGCGCGTCGTGCCCGGACGCTCGGGCGTGGAGGTGGTCGTGGTCGAGCCTTCCGCGGGTCGGCGCCGCGGACTGGCGGAGCCGAGGCTCGGTACGGTGCTCCCCACGTCGCGCGGGGGACGGGCGCCTGGTCGCGGGCGCGCGGCGACTGAGGACGCGGGCCATGGTCCGCAAGCCTGAAGACGGCCGCATTGCTGGCGATTCTGTGGACGCTTCCGAGGACGAGCAG GTTGCAGACCTGCCTATCAAGATTCCGGAGCGTGACTTTGCTGGCACGCCATATGTTCCTGTCTATGTGATGCTGCCA CTGGGTGTCGTGAACTTGCAATGCGAATTAGTTGATCCTGAAGGTCTGCTAGAGCAGTTAAAGACACTGAAGTCGGTTAATGTCGATGGTGTCATGATTGACTGCTGGTGGGGAATAGTTGAGGCAGATGCTCCACAAGCGTATAATTGGAGCGGCTACAAGAGGCTGTTCCAGATGGTGCGTGACCTCAAGCTTAAGTTACAG GTCGTCATGTCATTCCACGACTGTGGAGGCAATGTTGGTGATGATGTACATATTCCACTGCCGAGCTGGGTGATGGAAATTGGTCAAAAGAACCCCGATATCTATTTTACTGACAGAGAAGGGAGACGCAATATGGAATGCCTCACATGGGGAATTGATAAGGAAAGAGTTTTGAGAGGCCGTACTGCTGTTGAG GTTTATTTTGACTATATGAGAAGCTTTCGTGTGGAATTCAATGAGTTCTTTGAGGATGGAATCATCTCCGAGATTGAAATTGGACTAGGCCCATGTGGGGAGCTCCGGTATCCTTCTTATCCTGCCAAACATGGTTGGGAATATCCCGGCATTGGTGAATTTCAG TGTTATGATCGGTACTTGATGAAGAGTTTGGAAAAGGCAGCAGAAGTGAGGGGGCACTCCTTTTGGGGTAAGGCACCAGATAATGCGGGTTGTTATAATTCTCGGCCACATGAGACTAGCTTTTTTCGTGACGGAGGTGAATACGATGGTTACTACGGGAGATTCTTTCTCAATTGGTATTCTCGGGTTTTAATAGATCATGGAGATCGTGTGCTTTCTTTGGCCAATTTGGCTTTCGAAGGATGTTGCATAGCTGTGAAG TTATCTGGAATTCATTGGTGGTACAAGACAGCCAGCCATGCTGCTGAATTGACTGCTGGGTTCTACAACTCATGCAATCGCGATGGTTATGCTACAATTGTGTCGATGTTAAAGAAGCATGAGATAGCGATGAACTTTACATGTGTTGAATTACGCACATTGGATCAATACGAGGACTTTCCAGAGGCAATGGCAGATCCCGAGGGATTAGTTTGGCAG GTGTTGAATGCTGCATGGGATGCTCAAATACCTGTCGCGAGTGAGAATGCCTTACCTTGCTATGATGGAGAAGGCTACAACAAAATATTAGAGAATGCCAAGCCTCGTGATGACCCCGATGGAAGACATTTGTCTGCTTTTACATATCTCAGGCTCAGCCCGACTCTGACCGAGGGAAATAACTTGATGGAATTTGAGCGCTTTGTTAAGAGAATGCATGGTGAGACCGTTCTTGATAAACTTATGTGA